In the Danio rerio strain Tuebingen ecotype United States chromosome 8, GRCz12tu, whole genome shotgun sequence genome, one interval contains:
- the ccdc112 gene encoding coiled-coil domain-containing protein 112, with the protein MSVTEFLRGAEAFRRRVSKEEREALRTHELRETFSDTQNSLNTELRAHAVSVQQQLQQLRMSVSRFQQQLPGLRVSADGIQRLQETMADIESSISVFKDTQHQRFEELLKEEQRVQQEISVLERRMEDWSVCECVCVRAEGPGPRSGSSKLPWERGDAPVEVVQLERFLQQTGRCGGWDEREHLSFLRLWNKHGGAGGASFRAELQRHLPDRSPQELQQHQEWHQELQRLQEHRREAIRSWRAARQRQQTEEQQEEQTGEQTEEQTEERRQQEERRRRQQQDRLQAWKSMRAQQQEQQQQEQLRQQIQHSRRAAEQRRRQQELRVTVEAQVQQRKQQEEQRRRQQEQQEQEQQRQRSRHADGAIRLFQHRDSLRLEEKLQQKLSEQEEQRQRQRTLTQLKEKVELQVLRDPDRLCRPTKVWQERLKEIGPSGAAPLTLMQTFHRAVPAWRQES; encoded by the exons ATGTCTGTGACGGAGTTCCTGCGGGGGGCGGAAGCGTTCAGGAGACG GGTGAGTAAAGAGGAGAGAGAAGCGCTCAGAACACACGAGCTCAGAGAAACCTTCAGCGACACCCAGAACAGCCTGAACACCGAGCTCAGAGCCCACG CGGTGAGTGTCCAGCAGCAGCTCCAGCAGCTCCGCATGTCCGTCTCCAGGTTCCAGCAGCAGCTGCCGGGCCTCAGAGTGTCTGCAGATG GGATCCAGAGGCTGCAGGAGACCATGGCGGACATCGAGAGCTCCATCAGTGTGTTCAAAGACACACAGCATCAGAG GTTCGAGGAGCTCCTGAAGGAGGAGCAGCGGGTGCAGCAGGAGATCAGTGTGTTGGAGAGGAGGATGGAGGAttggagtgtgtgtgagtgtgtgtgtgtgcgggccgAGGGCCCCGGGCCCCGCTCCGGCTCTTCTAAGTTGCCCTGGGAGCGTGGTGATGCTCCTGTGGAGGTGGTGCAGCTGGAGCGGTTCTTGCAGCAGACGGGCCGGTGCGGCGGCTGGGACGAGCGGGAGCACCTGAGCTTCCTCCGGCTGTGGAATAAACACGGCGGCGCCGGCGGAGCGTCCTTCAGGGCGGAGCTGCAGCGACACCTGCCTGACCGGAGCCCGCAGGAGCTGCAGCAGCACCAGGAGTGGCACCAGGAGCTGCAGCGGCTGCAGGAGCACAGGAGGGAG GCCATCCGCAGTTGGAGAGCGGCCCGGCAGCGGCAGCAGACGGAGGAGCAGCAGGAGGAGCAGACAGGGGAGCAGACGGAGGAGCAGACGGAGGAGCGTCGGCAGCAGGAGGAGCGGCGCCGCAGGCAGCAGCAGGACAGACTGCAAGCCTGGAAGAGCATGCGGGCGCAGCAGcaggagcagcagcagcaggagcaGCTCCGACAGCAGATCCAGCACAGCAGGAGGGCAGCAGAGCAGCGGCGGCGGCAGCAGGAGCTCAGGGTCACTGTGGAGGCTCAGGTGCAGCAGAGGAAACAGCAGGAGGAGCAGCGGCGCCGCCAGCAGGAGCAGCAGGAGCAGGAGCAGCAGCGGCAGCGCAGCAGACATGCAGACGGAGCCATCAGACTCTTCCAGCACAGG gactcGCTGCGGCTGGAGGAGAAGCTGCAGCAGAAGCTGAGTGAGCAAGAGGAGCAGCGGCAGCGGCAGAGGACACTCACACAGCTGAAAGAGAag GTGGAGCTGCAGGTCCTGCGTGACCCAGACAGACTCTGCAGACCCACTAAAGTCTGGCAGGAGCGGCTGAAGGAGATCGGGCCGTCTGGAGCCGCACCGCTGACGCTGATGCAGACCTTCCACAG AGCCGTTCCAGCCTGGAGACAAGAGTCGTGA
- the tmed7 gene encoding transmembrane emp24 domain-containing protein 7 precursor — translation MAGSSSSWLLPLFVQVVMMKVGLSSASELTFELPDNAKQCFYEDITIGTKCTLEFQVVTGGHYDVDCRLEDPEGTVLYKEMKKQYDSFTFSAARNGTYKFCFSNEFSTFTHKTVYFDFQVGDDPPLFPNENRVTALTQMESACVSIHEALKSVMDYQTHFRLREAQGRSRAEDLNSRVAFWSVGEALILLVVSVSQVLLLRSFFSDRKTTTTRMGS, via the exons atggCTGGCTCCTCATCTTCGTGGCTCCTCCCACTATTTGTTCAGGTGGTGATGATGAAGGTGGGCTTAAGCTCCGCCTCTGAGCTGACCTTCGAGCTGCCGGACAACGCCAAGCAGTGTTTCTATGAGGACATCACCATCGGCACCAAGTGCACACTCGAGTTCCag GTGGTCACCGGGGGCCACTATGACGTGGACTGCCGGCTGGAGGACCCCGAGGGGACGGTGCTCTACAAGGAGATGAAGAAGCAGTACGACAGCTTCACCTTCAGTGCCGCTCGCAACGGAACCTACAAGTTCTGCTTCAGCAACGAGTTCTCCACCTTCACACACAAGACCGTCTACTTCGACTTCCAGGTGGGAGACGACCCGCCGCTCTTCCCCAACGAGAACCGGGTCACGGCACTGACACAG ATGGAGTCAGCGTGTGTGTCGATCCATGAGGCGCTGAAGTCGGTGATGGACTATCAGACACACTTCCGGCTGCGCGAGGCTCAGGGCCGCAGCCGCGCTGAAGACCTGAACAGCAGAGTGGCCTTCTGGTCGGTCGGGGAGGCGCTGATCCTGCTGGTGGTGAGCGTCAGTCAGGTGCTGCTGCTGCGCTCCTTCTTCTCCGACCGCAAGACCACCACCACCCGCATGGGCTCCTGA
- the fem1c gene encoding protein fem-1 homolog C isoform X1, translated as MDLKTAVFNAARDGKLKLLQKLLENKSDREVLKLMAEKTNGATPLLMASRYGHLELVEFLMECCCAPVELGGSVNFDGEVIEGAPPLWAASAAGHLKVVQSLLGHGASVNNTTLTNSTPLRAACFDGHLDIVRYLVEHQADLEVANRHGHTCLMISCYKGHREIAQFLLEKGADVNRRSVKGNTALHDCAESGSLEIMKMLLKFGASMEKDGYGMTPLLSASVTGHTNIVDFLTAHPQTGLAERISALELLGATFVDKKRDLLGALQYWKRAMELRHSEADCMRREEPLEPEPAYDCSREVSTAEELDGLIADPDDMRMQALLIRERILGPAHPDTSYYIRYRGAVYADSGNFERCIRLWKYALDMQQSNLEPLSPMTASSLLSFAELFSFMLQDRAKGLLGAGVSFQQLMEILCRSVLEIERAVKQPRPSPDPDPAQLSKLLSIILHLICLLEKLPCSPEQDQHKKETIYRFLKLQACGRNGFSPLHLAVDRNTTCVGRYPVCKFPSLQVASVLLECGADVNSRDLDDNSPLHVAASNNHPDIMKLLISGGTHFDSTNALQQTACDLLDHTQLAKSLIQPINHTTLQCLAARAIIRHRLVYRGSIPERLEAFVLLHR; from the exons ATGGATCTGAAGACCGCAGTCTTCAACGCCGCCCGCGACGGCAAGCTGAAGCTGCTGCAGAAGCTGCTGGAGAACAAGAGCGACCGCGAGGTGCTGAAACTGATGGCGGAGAAGACCAACGGAGCCACGCCGCTGCTGATGGCGTCCCGCTACGGGCACCTGGAGCTGGTGGAGTTCCTGATGGAGTGCTGCTGCGCGCCCGTGGAGCTCGGCGGATCCGTTAACTTCGACGGTGAGGTGATCGAGGGCGCGCCGCCGCTGTGGGCCGCCTCCGCTGCAGGACACCTGAAGGTGGTGCAGTCTCTGCTGGGCCACGGAGCCTCCGTTAACAACACCACCCTCACCAACTCCACCCCGCTGCGCGCCGCCTGCTTCGACGGACATCTGGACATTGTGCGCTACCTGGTGGAGCACCAGGCGGACCTTGAGGTGGCAAACCGGCATGGGCACACCTGCCTGATGATCTCCTGCTATAAAGGCCACCGTGAGATCGCACAGTTCCTGCTGGAGAAAGGAGCCGACGTCAACCGCAGGAGCGTCAAAG GAAACACCGCTCTACACGACTGCGCAGAATCGGGGAGCCTGGAGATCATGAAGATGCTGCTGAAGTTCGGCGCCAGCATGGAGAAGGACGGCTACGGGATGACGCCGCTGCTGTCGGCCAGCGTGACGGGTCACACCAACATCGTGGACTTCCTGACGGCGCACCCGCAGACGGGCCTGGCGGAGCGCATCAGTGCGCTGGAGCTGCTGGGAGCCACGTTTGTGGACAAGAAGCGTGACCTGCTGGGGGCGCTGCAGTACTGGAAGCGGGCGATGGAGCTGCGGCACAGCGAGGCCGACTGCATGCGGAGGGAGGAGCCGCTGGAGCCGGAGCCGGCGTACGACTGCAGCCGCGAGGTGTCGACGGCGGAGGAGCTGGACGGGCTGATCGCAGACCCCGATGACATGCGCATGCAGGCGCTGCTGATCCGCGAGCGCATCCTGGGCCCCGCCCACCCCGACACCTCCTACTACATCCGCTACCGCGGCGCCGTCTACGCCGACTCGGGGAACTTCGAGCGCTGCATCCGGCTGTGGAAGTACGCGCTGGACATGCAGCAGAGCAACCTGGAGCCGCTGAGCCCCATGACCGCCAGCAGCCTGCTGTCCTTCGCCGAGCTCTTCTCCTTCATGCTGCAGGACCGAGCCAAAGGCCTGCTGGGCGCCGGCGTGTCCTTCCAGCAGCTGATGGAGATCCTGTGCCGCAGCGTGCTGGAGATCGAGCGCGCCGTCAAGCAGCCGCGGCCCAGCCCCGACCCCGACCCGGCGCAGCTCAGCAAGCTGCTGTCCATCATCCTGCACCTGATCTGCCTGCTGGAGAAGCTGCCGTGCTCGCCGGAGCAGGACCAGCACAAGAAGGAGACCATCTACCGCTTCCTGAAGCTGCAGGCCTGCGGGAGGAACGGCTTCAGCCCGCTGCACCTGGCCGTGGACCGCAACACCACCTGCGTGGGCCGCTACCCCGTCTGCAAGTTCCCGTCGCTGCAGGTGGCGTCGGTGCTGCTGGAGTGCGGAGCGGACGTCAACAGCCGAGACCTGGACGACAACAGCCCGCTGCACGTGGCGGCGTCCAACAACCACCCGGACATCATGAAGCTGCTGATCTCCGGCGGGACGCACTTCGACAGCACCAACGCCCTGCAGCAGACGGCCTGCGACCTGCTGGACCACACGCAGCTGGCCAAGAGCCTGATCCAGCCCATCAACCACACCACGCTGCAGTGCCTGGCGGCCCGCGCCATCATCCGGCACCGGCTGGTGTACCGCGGGAGCATCCCGGAGCGGCTGGAGGCGTTCGTGCTGCTGCACAGATAG
- the fem1c gene encoding protein fem-1 homolog C (The RefSeq protein has 1 substitution compared to this genomic sequence) yields the protein MDLKTAVFNAARDGKLKLLQKLLENKSDREVLKLMAEKTNGATPLLMASRYGHLELVEFLMECCCAPVELGGSVNFDGEVIEGAPPLWAASAAGHLKVVQSLLGHGASVNNTTLTNSTPLRAACFDGHLDIVRYLVEHQADLEVANRHGHTCLMISCYKGHREIAQFLLEKGADVNRRSVKGNTALHDCAESGSLEIMKMLLKFGASMEKDGYGMTPLLSASVTGHTNIVDFLTAHPQTGLAERISALELLGATFVDKKRDLLGALQYWKRAMELRHSEADCMRREEPLEPEPAYDCSREVSTAEELDGLIADPDDMRMQALLIRERILGPAHPDTSYYIRYRGAVYADSGNFERCIRLWKYALDMQQSNLEPLSPMTASSLLSFAELFSFMLQDRAKGLLGAGVSFQQLMEILCRSVLEIERAVKQPRPSPDPDPAQLSKLLSIILHLICLLEKLPCSPEQDQHKKETIYRFLKLQACGRNGFSPLHLAVDHNTTCVGRYPVCKFPSLQVASVLLECGADVNSRDLDDNSPLHVAASNNHPDIMKLLISGGTHFDSTNALQQTACDLLDHTQLAKSLIQPINHTTLQCLAARAIIRHRLVYRGSIPERLEAFVLLHR from the exons ATGGATCTGAAGACCGCAGTCTTCAACGCCGCCCGCGACGGCAAGCTGAAGCTGCTGCAGAAGCTGCTGGAGAACAAGAGCGACCGCGAGGTGCTGAAACTGATGGCGGAGAAGACCAACGGAGCCACGCCGCTGCTGATGGCGTCCCGCTACGGGCACCTGGAGCTGGTGGAGTTCCTGATGGAGTGCTGCTGCGCGCCCGTGGAGCTCGGCGGATCCGTTAACTTCGACGGTGAGGTGATCGAGGGCGCGCCGCCGCTGTGGGCCGCCTCCGCTGCAGGACACCTGAAGGTGGTGCAGTCTCTGCTGGGCCACGGAGCCTCCGTTAACAACACCACCCTCACCAACTCCACCCCGCTGCGCGCCGCCTGCTTCGACGGACATCTGGACATTGTGCGCTACCTGGTGGAGCACCAGGCGGACCTTGAGGTGGCAAACCGGCATGGGCACACCTGCCTGATGATCTCCTGCTATAAAGGCCACCGTGAGATCGCACAGTTCCTGCTGGAGAAAGGAGCCGACGTCAACCGCAGGAGCGTCAAAG GAAACACCGCTCTACACGACTGCGCAGAATCGGGGAGCCTGGAGATCATGAAGATGCTGCTGAAGTTCGGCGCCAGCATGGAGAAGGACGGCTACGGGATGACGCCGCTGCTGTCGGCCAGCGTGACGGGTCACACCAACATCGTGGACTTCCTGACGGCGCACCCGCAGACGGGCCTGGCGGAGCGCATCAGTGCGCTGGAGCTGCTGGGAGCCACGTTTGTGGACAAGAAGCGTGACCTGCTGGGGGCGCTGCAGTACTGGAAGCGGGCGATGGAGCTGCGGCACAGCGAGGCCGACTGCATGCGGAGGGAGGAGCCGCTGGAGCCGGAGCCGGCGTACGACTGCAGCCGCGAGGTGTCGACGGCGGAGGAGCTGGACGGGCTGATCGCAGACCCCGATGACATGCGCATGCAGGCGCTGCTGATCCGCGAGCGCATCCTGGGCCCCGCCCACCCCGACACCTCCTACTACATCCGCTACCGCGGCGCCGTCTACGCCGACTCGGGGAACTTCGAGCGCTGCATCCGGCTGTGGAAGTACGCGCTGGACATGCAGCAGAGCAACCTGGAGCCGCTGAGCCCCATGACCGCCAGCAGCCTGCTGTCCTTCGCCGAGCTCTTCTCCTTCATGCTGCAGGACCGAGCCAAAGGCCTGCTGGGCGCCGGCGTGTCCTTCCAGCAGCTGATGGAGATCCTGTGCCGCAGCGTGCTGGAGATCGAGCGCGCCGTCAAGCAGCCGCGGCCCAGCCCCGACCCCGACCCGGCGCAGCTCAGCAAGCTGCTGTCCATCATCCTGCACCTGATCTGCCTGCTGGAGAAGCTGCCGTGCTCGCCGGAGCAGGACCAGCACAAGAAGGAGACCATCTACCGCTTCCTGAAGCTGCAGGCCTGCGGGAGGAACGGCTTCAGCCCGCTGCACCTGGCCGTGGACCGCAACACCACCTGCGTGGGCCGCTACCCCGTCTGCAAGTTCCCGTCGCTGCAGGTGGCGTCGGTGCTGCTGGAGTGCGGAGCGGACGTCAACAGCCGAGACCTGGACGACAACAGCCCGCTGCACGTGGCGGCGTCCAACAACCACCCGGACATCATGAAGCTGCTGATCTCCGGCGGGACGCACTTCGACAGCACCAACGCCCTGCAGCAGACGGCCTGCGACCTGCTGGACCACACGCAGCTGGCCAAGAGCCTGATCCAGCCCATCAACCACACCACGCTGCAGTGCCTGGCGGCCCGCGCCATCATCCGGCACCGGCTGGTGTACCGCGGGAGCATCCCGGAGCGGCTGGAGGCGTTCGTGCTGCTGCACAGATAG